A segment of the Bacillota bacterium genome:
TAGACGGACAGCGCTTGGCGGAGCTAACGATCGACTACGGAATCGGGGTGTACACGGCTGCAACCTACACAGTGAAAAGAATCGATCAGGACTACTTTGACGCTGAGGAATGACCCAGCTCAACACCCACTCACATGTTCGGCGCGCACGAGGCTTCCTCGCGCCACGACAGCAAACGCCAAGGTACCCATATCTGAATTCTCCGAAGGATGTACNNNNNNNNNAGCAATTGCTTCGAGGGAGGAATTCGATGTGAGGACAGCATCGCGGCTAATGGTATTGGCGGCGGCAATCCTTCTGACGCTTGCGTGTATTCCCACGGTTTGCGCTGCGGCGCCGCCGGCGAGCGGTCGCCTTAGGGTGGGGATCATCGGTTTCACTGGGCCCTTCGGCTCTCAGTACGTGCAGTACGCCTCCAACTGCCTGTCGGACGTATTGGTTGACATGCGGAGATTTGAGGTCGTCGAGAGGGCGAACATCGATCGAATACTGGCCGAACAGCGATTCCAGGTGTCCGGGGCCGTGAATCGCGATACCGCAGTTCGGTTGGGCGAAATCCTGGGCATCGATTACGCCTTCATCGGATCGCTGGATAGGTGTGAGGGCAAGAGCGAGTACTGGACTGACAAGGACGGGAGAAGGCACTACTACTACTCGGGTTCTGCAGAGGTATCCATCAGGATCATCGATGCATCTACAGGCACGATAGTATCGAGTCTCCGCCTCAGGGGCTGGGGACGCGATGATTCCTCGCCATCTGCCGCATGCCTTGATGCCGTGAAGTCATGTTTCGGCTCGACTCTCCGCGACGAGCTTGTCGCGAAGTTCCCTGTGATCGGCGAGGTGCTCGAAGCTCGGAGCAACCACGAGGTCTACATAAGAACCGAAGAAGCCTCTGTGATGACCCCTGGAAGCAGTTTTAGGATTCTGCGTCCGAATGTGACTCAGGTGGGCGGTTCGGGATCCCGACATCAATTCGTCTCAACTGATCAGGTGGCGGTCGTTAGGATCGTCTCTGTGTACGGCACAATCGCAAGAGCCAAGATCGTGGAGTCGTCAGGCGAAGTCGTCGCAGGGGATTACGCCGTGCAGGTGCAGGGATATCGCACTCCCGGTGAGAGGGCGGCCACCGCCCTTGCGGTCGTAGTCCTCGTGGCTTTGGTCGCGTTGGCCGCAGCGCTTCAGCCCTAGGCAGCGTAACGCGGTCTCCGGGCGGCGCTGTGTCGGTGTCGGTGGGAGACTGGGTATGGCGGTGATGCCGAGACCCGCTCCCACCGCACAGTTCAGAGTGGCAGGCTCCTGCGGTTGAACAACACAGCCCCACCTGCATACGTGATGAGGGCAATGCCTGTGGGAATGATGACCGCAGGGGCTATCGATGAACCTCCGGCCAGTATCTGCGTTGGATTCAGCAATGTGAACAGGGTGAAATTCCTGATCCACACATACCGGCCGCTCACCTTGGCCAGCATGTTCAGGACGAAAGAGGCGACGGGGATCCCCGCGCCGAAGGCGAGCGAGTGCTTAACCTCATCGAACAGGCACGAAAAGAAGAAGCATATTCCGCTGATAGCGTAGAAGATGAGCGTCGTGATGAGATTCAGCCGCAGGAACCCTCTTATGTCCAGCTGTCCTGCGAACATGGCTTGGCTGACGGCGATGCCGGCGATTGTCGTGAGCCCAAACAACGCGGTGACGCTGGCGACAAGATAGAGGGCCTGCGTCGTGAGGATGGTGAGGCGCGAATTGGGTGTGGACAGGAGATAGGCCATTGAGCCAGTGTCCACGTGCCTTGCCACCAGCCGGTTCGCAACAATGATGCAGAAGATCATGGGGAACAGGATGGCTACGAAGCTGTAGTAGAAGTTGGCGATGAAGGATGTGAGCGTAGTGCTGGCCTCGGAAAGCCCCATCGCGGAAACAAGCTCCTTGGGCAATGCCTCGATCGTGGCGATGGTCCCGTCGGCGCTTTCGGGGTCAAACATGGATATGATGATGGAAAGGTACATGAACATGAGGAACATGAAGACCACGACCAGAGTGAGATTCGACTTCGCCGTCGCCTTGAACAGTGTTGGGTTCACGCTATTTCGCTTCCTGCCCGTAATACTTCATGAACGCTTGTTCCAGGCTCTGCGAGATAACGTCGATTCCCCGGACTCTGCAACTGGACAGGGTCCTGATGAAGAAGTCGTAGTTGGAGCTCACGATGACTTCCACATGGTTCCCGGTTACCTTGCCGAGTTCTAGGCCGCTTGACCGTAGTATGGCAACGTCCTCTTGCGATGCCACTGTAACAACGAAGGCCTTGCGCTGGGATGCTTTGAGCGAATGGACGTCCTCCACAGCAACCAGCCTGCCCTCGCGGATTACGCCCGCGCGGTCAGAGGTGCGGTCGATTTCGTCGAAGTTGTGCGATGACATGAGAATCGTCTTTCCGCGCGCCTTCTCCTCCAGGATAAGGTCGATGAAGGTTCTCTGCATGAGCGGATCCAAGCCGCTTGTGGGCTCGTCAAGAACATATACGCTGGGGTCATGCATGAAAGCGGCGACGATCCCGACCTCTTGCTTCATCCCCTTCGACATCTTGCGGATACTGCGGCGTGCGTCCAGTTCGAAGCGATCGATGAGGGCGCGCATGCGGGTTCGGTCCCTGATGCCCCGCATGTCGTTCACGAACTGAAGAAACTGTGTTCCGGTCATGTCTTCGAAGAACGCGATCTCGCCCGGCAGATAACCCAAGGACCTGTGAATATCGGGTGCCTGCGTGCGGCAGTCCAGGCCGTTTATGGTGCAACTGCCCTTGTCGGCATTGGCGAAGCCCATCAACTGACGGATAGTCGTGGTCTTGCCTGCGCCGTTGGGACCAAGATAGCCGAAGACCTCGCCCGCGTTCACGGAAAACGACACATCAAAGATGCCTTTCCCGTTCCTGTAGGTTTTGGTGAGGTTCCGCACTTGTATTGCGGACACGAGGACACCTCCTTCACTTGTAAAGGTTGTTCTTTAGGAGACTCAGGTAACTGTCCAACTCCTCCATGTACGCACTGAAGTCAAGATCCTTGAGCTGGCCGTCCACGTACTTCGCGGTGGCTCGGCTAGCGTATC
Coding sequences within it:
- a CDS encoding restriction endonuclease, with translation DGQRLAELTIDYGIGVYTAATYTVKRIDQDYFDAEE
- a CDS encoding ABC transporter permease produces the protein MNPTLFKATAKSNLTLVVVFMFLMFMYLSIIISMFDPESADGTIATIEALPKELVSAMGLSEASTTLTSFIANFYYSFVAILFPMIFCIIVANRLVARHVDTGSMAYLLSTPNSRLTILTTQALYLVASVTALFGLTTIAGIAVSQAMFAGQLDIRGFLRLNLITTLIFYAISGICFFFSCLFDEVKHSLAFGAGIPVASFVLNMLAKVSGRYVWIRNFTLFTLLNPTQILAGGSSIAPAVIIPTGIALITYAGGAVLFNRRSLPL
- a CDS encoding ABC transporter ATP-binding protein; this encodes MSAIQVRNLTKTYRNGKGIFDVSFSVNAGEVFGYLGPNGAGKTTTIRQLMGFANADKGSCTINGLDCRTQAPDIHRSLGYLPGEIAFFEDMTGTQFLQFVNDMRGIRDRTRMRALIDRFELDARRSIRKMSKGMKQEVGIVAAFMHDPSVYVLDEPTSGLDPLMQRTFIDLILEEKARGKTILMSSHNFDEIDRTSDRAGVIREGRLVAVEDVHSLKASQRKAFVVTVASQEDVAILRSSGLELGKVTGNHVEVIVSSNYDFFIRTLSSCRVRGIDVISQSLEQAFMKYYGQEAK
- a CDS encoding CsgG/HfaB family protein, encoding MRTASRLMVLAAAILLTLACIPTVCAAAPPASGRLRVGIIGFTGPFGSQYVQYASNCLSDVLVDMRRFEVVERANIDRILAEQRFQVSGAVNRDTAVRLGEILGIDYAFIGSLDRCEGKSEYWTDKDGRRHYYYSGSAEVSIRIIDASTGTIVSSLRLRGWGRDDSSPSAACLDAVKSCFGSTLRDELVAKFPVIGEVLEARSNHEVYIRTEEASVMTPGSSFRILRPNVTQVGGSGSRHQFVSTDQVAVVRIVSVYGTIARAKIVESSGEVVAGDYAVQVQGYRTPGERAATALAVVVLVALVALAAALQP